A window of Thermodesulfobacteriota bacterium contains these coding sequences:
- the lon gene encoding endopeptidase La, with the protein MLPVRDVVVFPYMILPLFVGREKSVAAVDEALQGDRMLFLATQKEVATEDPEPDDLYEMGTAAMIMRMLKLPDGRVKVLVQGLSRARRKAVVAESPGYRVEVEVIEEAPAGKADFEAEALMRSVREKLDEIINMGKGISTEIMMILENVEDAGRLADIVAANVNLKVADAMQVLDAVEPKERIERIHALLDRELQVLMVQAKIKSAAKEEMNKSQREYFLRQQLKAIQEELGISDDRGEEIASLREKVEKAKMPTEARKEADRELQRLKDMPPSSAEAAVIRTYIDWLVEVPWRKVSKDNIDIPRAKAILDEDHYDLEKVKDRILEHLAVRKLKPSAKGPILCFVGPPGVGKTSLGQSIARAMGRKFVRMSLGGVKDEAEIRGHRRTYVGAMPGRIVQGLKKAGARNPVFMLDEIDKIGQDFRGDPASALLEVLDPAQNSTFEDHYLNVPFDLSKVMFICTANFIDPIPPALLDRMEMIHLSGYTREEKLHIARRYLVPRQMEEQGIDARHIDFSDDAVNLLIDQYTREAGLRNLEREVANLCRKVARKVAEGRVKKYAITRRNLHRYLGPPRFLPEAEVEDDQVGVATGLAWTQAGGEILHVEVTTMKGAPKLILTGQLGDVMKESAQAALSCARSMAKDLGVAEDFFDQREIHLHVPAGAIPKDGPSAGVTMASALVSIMTGRPLDHTVGMTGEITLRGRVLPIGGVKEKCLAAMRAGLKKVILPERNRKDLEEFPPKLKKALRFHLVQTLDEVLAVALRPAASGAAPSADPGSAPGQAPPP; encoded by the coding sequence ATGCTCCCGGTGCGCGACGTGGTGGTGTTTCCGTACATGATCCTGCCGCTCTTCGTGGGCCGCGAGAAGTCCGTGGCTGCTGTCGACGAGGCCCTCCAGGGTGACCGGATGCTCTTCCTGGCCACCCAGAAGGAAGTGGCCACCGAGGACCCCGAGCCCGACGACCTCTACGAGATGGGCACCGCCGCCATGATCATGCGGATGCTCAAGCTCCCCGACGGCCGGGTGAAGGTGCTGGTGCAGGGCCTGAGCCGGGCCCGCCGCAAGGCCGTGGTCGCCGAGAGCCCCGGCTACCGGGTGGAGGTGGAGGTCATCGAGGAGGCCCCCGCCGGCAAGGCCGACTTCGAGGCCGAGGCCCTCATGCGCTCGGTGCGGGAGAAACTCGACGAGATCATCAACATGGGCAAGGGGATCTCCACCGAGATCATGATGATCCTCGAAAACGTGGAGGACGCGGGCCGCCTGGCCGACATCGTGGCGGCCAACGTGAACCTCAAGGTAGCCGACGCCATGCAGGTGCTCGACGCGGTGGAGCCCAAGGAGCGCATCGAGCGCATCCATGCGCTCCTGGACCGAGAGCTCCAGGTGCTCATGGTCCAGGCCAAGATCAAGTCGGCCGCCAAGGAGGAGATGAACAAGAGCCAGCGCGAGTACTTCCTGCGCCAGCAGCTCAAGGCCATCCAGGAGGAGCTCGGGATCTCGGACGACCGCGGCGAGGAGATCGCGTCGCTGCGGGAGAAGGTGGAAAAGGCCAAGATGCCCACGGAGGCCCGCAAGGAGGCCGACCGGGAGCTCCAGCGCCTGAAGGACATGCCCCCCTCCTCGGCGGAGGCGGCGGTGATCCGCACGTACATCGACTGGCTCGTGGAGGTGCCCTGGCGCAAGGTCTCCAAGGACAACATCGACATCCCCCGGGCCAAGGCGATCCTCGACGAGGACCACTACGACCTGGAGAAGGTCAAGGACCGCATCCTCGAGCACCTGGCCGTGCGCAAGCTCAAGCCCAGCGCCAAGGGGCCCATCCTGTGCTTCGTGGGGCCGCCGGGGGTGGGGAAGACCAGCCTGGGCCAGTCCATCGCCCGGGCCATGGGCCGCAAGTTCGTGCGCATGAGCCTGGGGGGCGTGAAGGACGAGGCCGAGATCCGGGGGCACCGCCGCACCTACGTGGGCGCCATGCCCGGGCGCATCGTCCAGGGCCTCAAGAAGGCAGGGGCGCGAAACCCCGTGTTCATGCTCGACGAGATCGACAAGATCGGGCAGGACTTCCGGGGCGACCCGGCCTCGGCCCTCCTGGAGGTGCTCGACCCGGCCCAGAACAGCACCTTCGAGGACCACTACCTGAACGTGCCCTTCGACCTCTCCAAGGTCATGTTCATCTGCACGGCCAACTTCATCGACCCCATCCCGCCGGCGCTGCTGGACCGGATGGAGATGATCCACCTCTCGGGATACACCCGGGAGGAGAAGCTCCACATCGCCCGGCGCTACCTCGTGCCGCGCCAGATGGAGGAGCAGGGCATCGACGCGCGGCACATCGACTTCTCCGACGACGCGGTAAACCTCCTCATCGACCAGTACACCCGGGAGGCGGGCCTGCGCAACCTGGAGCGGGAGGTGGCCAACCTCTGCCGCAAGGTGGCGCGCAAGGTGGCGGAGGGCCGGGTCAAGAAGTACGCCATCACCCGCCGCAACCTCCACCGCTACCTGGGGCCGCCCCGCTTCCTGCCCGAGGCCGAGGTGGAGGACGACCAGGTGGGCGTGGCCACGGGGCTCGCCTGGACCCAGGCGGGTGGCGAGATCCTCCACGTGGAGGTGACCACCATGAAGGGGGCGCCCAAGCTCATCCTCACGGGCCAGCTCGGCGACGTGATGAAGGAGTCGGCCCAGGCGGCCCTGTCCTGCGCCCGCTCCATGGCCAAGGACCTGGGAGTGGCCGAGGACTTCTTCGACCAGCGGGAGATCCACCTCCACGTGCCGGCCGGCGCCATTCCCAAGGACGGCCCCTCCGCCGGGGTGACCATGGCCTCGGCGCTGGTGAGCATCATGACCGGCCGGCCCCTGGACCACACGGTCGGAATGACCGGCGAGATCACCCTGCGGGGCCGGGTCCTGCCCATCGGCGGAGTAAAGGAAAAGTGCCTCGCCGCCATGCGGGCGGGCCTCAAGAAGGTGATCCTCCCCGAGCGCAACCGCAAGGACCTGGAGGAGTTTCCCCCCAAGCTGAAGAAGGCCCTGCGTTTTCACTTGGTCCAGACCCTCGACGAGGTGCTCGCCGTGGCGCTCCGGCCCGCCGCCTCCGGCGCGGCCCCTTCCGCGGACCCGGGCAGCGCCCCCGGGCAGGCGCCGCCCCCATGA
- the thiL gene encoding thiamine-phosphate kinase — translation MMLRELGEFGLLEALGLFDRPHPPGWVGPGDDAAVVPAPGRPLLITTDQLVENVHFRRRTTGARDLGYKCLAANASDVAAMGGRPLACTVCLAAPGDLPLDWIEDLYAGFEEGSAAFGCPVIGGDTSSAPLVVVSVALLGLAGAAGPVLRSGARPGDDLYVSGTPGESALGLRLLEAGEDTGDRARSTLAQRHRRPEPRLALGAALGDAGLATALIDVSDGLLQDLGHVLRASGVGAEVWAERLPVSPDLAGVAAALGVEPLPLVLAGGEDYELLFTAPPPRRARIFEAAREAGTRVRRIGRVGTTQELSLTRRGAPLAMPGALGFDHFPRRG, via the coding sequence ATGATGCTTCGGGAGTTGGGGGAGTTCGGCCTGCTGGAGGCCCTGGGTCTCTTCGACCGGCCCCACCCCCCCGGATGGGTGGGCCCCGGCGACGACGCGGCGGTCGTCCCCGCGCCGGGCCGGCCGCTCCTCATCACCACCGACCAGCTGGTGGAAAACGTCCACTTCCGGCGCCGGACCACCGGCGCGCGGGACCTGGGCTACAAGTGCCTGGCAGCCAACGCGAGCGACGTGGCGGCCATGGGGGGTCGGCCCCTGGCCTGCACCGTGTGCCTGGCCGCCCCCGGGGACCTGCCCCTGGACTGGATCGAGGATCTGTACGCGGGGTTCGAGGAGGGGAGCGCCGCCTTCGGTTGCCCCGTGATCGGGGGGGACACGTCGTCGGCTCCCCTGGTGGTGGTCTCGGTGGCGCTGCTGGGATTGGCCGGGGCCGCCGGGCCGGTGCTGCGCTCGGGGGCGCGGCCGGGCGACGACCTCTACGTGAGCGGCACCCCGGGGGAGAGCGCCCTGGGGCTTCGACTCCTGGAGGCGGGCGAAGACACCGGGGACCGGGCCCGGAGCACCCTGGCGCAGCGCCACCGGCGCCCCGAGCCCCGGCTGGCCCTGGGAGCGGCCCTGGGAGACGCAGGCCTCGCCACCGCCCTCATCGACGTCTCCGACGGCCTGCTCCAAGACCTGGGGCACGTGCTCCGGGCCAGCGGGGTCGGCGCCGAGGTGTGGGCCGAGCGCCTGCCGGTGTCGCCGGACCTGGCGGGGGTCGCGGCGGCCCTGGGAGTGGAGCCCCTGCCCCTGGTGCTCGCCGGAGGGGAAGACTACGAGCTCCTCTTTACCGCCCCCCCGCCGCGCCGCGCCCGGATCTTCGAGGCAGCCCGGGAGGCCGGAACCCGGGTGCGCCGGATCGGCCGGGTGGGGACGACCCAGGAGCTCTCCCTCACCCGCAGGGGTGCGCCCCTGGCGATGCCGGGCGCCCTGGGATTCGATCACTTCCCCCGCCGTGGGTGA
- a CDS encoding protein-glutamate O-methyltransferase CheR, producing the protein MGDPSPLALRARRLVLSLAGADLGPYKDNLLLRHVRALAREAGFADPEVYLDHLEQAGQDAAAQAAQLARGVSVQVSGFFRDPDVFAALEALAYPALFRPGTGDILRVWCAACARGQEAYSLAISLRRYARSRGLAQRVAVVATDVDEGALAAAQAGVYGHRHVEELPAPVRDEAFERLGAGTWRVRPELRRVVRFRRADLLDSRTHPTGMDLVSCRNLLIYLRRPVQEELILGLRQALRPGGYLVLGASETALGRPWGLLEHVSPIHRIYRRSEDPGNA; encoded by the coding sequence GTGGGTGACCCCTCTCCCCTCGCCCTGCGGGCCCGCCGGCTGGTTCTCTCCCTGGCCGGGGCGGATCTGGGCCCCTACAAGGACAACCTGCTCCTGCGCCACGTGCGGGCGCTTGCCCGCGAGGCCGGTTTCGCGGACCCCGAAGTCTACCTGGACCACCTGGAGCAGGCGGGGCAGGATGCAGCCGCCCAGGCCGCCCAACTGGCGCGGGGCGTCAGCGTGCAGGTGTCGGGGTTCTTTCGGGATCCGGACGTCTTTGCGGCGCTGGAGGCGCTCGCGTACCCGGCGCTCTTCCGGCCCGGTACGGGGGACATCCTGCGGGTATGGTGCGCGGCCTGCGCCCGCGGCCAGGAGGCCTACAGCCTCGCCATCTCCCTGAGGCGCTATGCCCGGTCCCGGGGCCTCGCCCAAAGGGTGGCCGTGGTCGCGACCGACGTGGACGAGGGGGCTCTGGCGGCGGCGCAGGCTGGGGTCTACGGCCATCGGCACGTCGAGGAGCTCCCCGCGCCCGTGCGGGACGAGGCGTTCGAACGGTTGGGAGCCGGCACCTGGCGGGTGCGGCCCGAGCTGCGGCGCGTCGTGCGCTTTCGGCGGGCGGACCTCCTGGACTCCCGCACCCACCCCACCGGAATGGACCTGGTCTCCTGCCGCAACCTCCTCATCTATCTGCGGCGGCCGGTGCAGGAAGAGCTCATCCTGGGGCTTCGGCAAGCATTGAGGCCCGGGGGCTACCTGGTGCTGGGCGCGAGCGAGACCGCCCTCGGCCGCCCCTGGGGGCTCCTGGAGCACGTGAGCCCCATCCACCGCATCTACCGCCGCTCGGAGGACCCTGGGAACGCGTAG
- a CDS encoding OmpA family protein, with protein sequence MKLDQLISRGSQDEVEEGAPAWMATFADMATLLLTFFILLLSFANLDAVKFREMLGSVKDAFGVQKEVMGDYMARSTTALDFTVHSAAEEAEQAQKDQAPSMEQALSIIQALFQDLGAVAEVFLDEEGVTVRVEGKLLFPSGSAQLRPEAGGVMERIAGLLHNYTFDLYILGHTDSVPIETAQFPSNWELSSARAAAALRYVVHRGVDPRRLVSVGFAESRPIDTNATPEGRSRNRRVEFLFKSPEFLPGGGFREARP encoded by the coding sequence GTGAAGCTCGACCAGTTGATCTCCCGGGGGAGCCAGGACGAGGTGGAGGAGGGGGCCCCTGCCTGGATGGCCACCTTCGCCGACATGGCGACCCTGCTGCTGACCTTCTTCATCCTGCTCCTGTCCTTCGCCAACCTGGATGCCGTGAAGTTCCGGGAGATGCTCGGCAGCGTCAAGGACGCCTTCGGGGTGCAGAAGGAGGTCATGGGAGACTACATGGCCCGGTCCACCACGGCGCTGGACTTCACCGTGCACTCTGCCGCCGAGGAAGCCGAGCAGGCGCAGAAGGACCAGGCCCCGTCCATGGAGCAGGCCCTGAGCATCATCCAGGCTTTGTTCCAGGACCTCGGGGCCGTGGCCGAGGTCTTCCTGGACGAAGAAGGGGTCACGGTGCGGGTCGAGGGCAAGCTCCTCTTCCCCTCGGGCTCGGCCCAGCTGCGGCCGGAAGCCGGCGGGGTGATGGAGCGCATCGCGGGGCTCCTCCACAACTACACCTTCGATCTCTACATCCTGGGCCACACCGACTCCGTGCCCATCGAGACCGCCCAGTTCCCGAGCAACTGGGAGCTCAGCTCGGCCCGGGCTGCCGCGGCCCTGCGCTACGTGGTCCACCGCGGGGTGGACCCCCGGCGCCTGGTCTCCGTGGGTTTTGCCGAGAGCCGGCCCATCGACACGAACGCCACCCCCGAGGGGCGCTCGCGCAATCGCCGGGTGGAGTTCCTCTTCAAGAGCCCCGAATTCCTCCCGGGCGGCGGATTTCGGGAAGCTCGGCCCTGA
- a CDS encoding MotA/TolQ/ExbB proton channel family protein, translating into MDLATVIGLAAGVGLIVSALLLGGAPLAFIDVPSILIVIGGVTAVTFIMFPLRTVVGSIQVAIKAFRDDTWNLDAIIDQMVSLSRLARTNGILALEDAEKEIKNPFLKKGIQLAVDGNEEELIRFIMATDVSFTRERHAIGQKVFKQMGAMGPAFGMIGTLIGLVQMLRTLDDPSSIGPAMAVALLTTFYGALIANLVCLPIANKLEFRSKEEALAKQVVTEGIISIMQGANPKVLKDKLEAFVAPTLRREKRDGSPAGRAAEEAA; encoded by the coding sequence ATGGATCTGGCTACGGTCATCGGTCTCGCCGCGGGGGTGGGGCTGATCGTCTCTGCGCTCCTCTTGGGGGGTGCGCCTCTCGCGTTCATCGACGTGCCGTCGATACTCATCGTCATCGGCGGGGTCACCGCGGTGACCTTCATCATGTTCCCGCTGCGCACGGTTGTGGGATCGATCCAGGTGGCCATCAAGGCCTTTCGGGACGACACCTGGAACCTGGATGCGATCATCGACCAGATGGTGAGCCTCTCGCGTCTGGCGCGCACCAACGGCATCCTGGCCCTGGAGGACGCGGAGAAGGAAATCAAGAACCCCTTCCTCAAGAAGGGCATCCAGCTCGCCGTGGACGGCAACGAAGAGGAGCTCATCCGGTTCATCATGGCCACGGATGTCAGCTTCACCCGGGAGCGGCACGCCATCGGGCAGAAGGTCTTCAAGCAGATGGGGGCCATGGGGCCCGCCTTCGGCATGATCGGCACGCTGATTGGCCTCGTGCAGATGCTGCGCACCCTGGACGACCCGTCCTCCATCGGGCCGGCCATGGCGGTGGCGCTGCTCACCACCTTCTACGGGGCCCTCATCGCCAACCTCGTGTGTCTGCCCATCGCCAACAAGCTCGAGTTCCGGAGCAAGGAAGAGGCCCTGGCCAAGCAGGTGGTCACCGAGGGGATCATCTCCATCATGCAGGGGGCCAACCCCAAGGTCCTCAAGGACAAGCTGGAGGCCTTCGTGGCACCCACCCTGCGGCGGGAGAAGCGGGACGGCTCCCCCGCCGGCCGCGCCGCCGAGGAGGCGGCCTGA
- a CDS encoding SH3 domain-containing protein, with amino-acid sequence MRRNSFILWMLLALAAAGTALAQTTVWVASTGTKLKADTRATSATVADLALGTELQVRETRDAWYRVAGPGGVEGWIYRGKVTETPPAAAPAGGSGLFGGVTGRSTIQAASADTSRSIRGLSPETTEYADGAGTPRENREALDRVLALVVAEDELEAFLQEGRIGEYAR; translated from the coding sequence ATGCGGCGCAACTCCTTCATCCTTTGGATGCTCCTGGCCCTGGCCGCCGCGGGCACGGCCCTGGCACAGACCACCGTGTGGGTGGCCTCCACGGGGACCAAGCTCAAGGCCGACACCCGCGCCACCTCCGCCACGGTGGCCGATCTGGCCCTGGGAACCGAACTCCAGGTGCGCGAGACCCGCGACGCCTGGTACCGGGTCGCGGGGCCGGGAGGGGTCGAGGGGTGGATCTACCGGGGCAAGGTGACCGAGACCCCGCCCGCCGCCGCCCCCGCCGGGGGCTCGGGGCTCTTCGGCGGGGTCACCGGCCGCAGCACCATCCAGGCGGCATCCGCCGACACCTCCCGGAGCATCCGAGGCCTCTCCCCCGAGACCACCGAGTACGCCGACGGCGCCGGGACCCCCAGGGAGAACCGGGAGGCCCTCGACCGGGTGCTGGCCCTCGTGGTGGCCGAAGACGAGCTCGAGGCGTTCCTCCAGGAAGGCCGCATCGGCGAGTACGCCCGGTAG
- a CDS encoding M48 family metalloprotease: MKPTTRILLVVLAAALVPAGAGAFLDRLGKGVLKELAPRPAEPPAGAEPAPAEPAKRPDRTGLIIGGVTDLLAGTTQVPYETEVVIGESLALEGFARYGRPVDDPELQRYVNRVGNAVARNSSRPEIPYRFVVVHSDLYNAFACPGGIIFVSSRLVKSMADEAELAGVLAHEVGHVAHRHALQSIRRAQFFSGVGKLTAATMRGDKGREFQGMIGDLQGVLFDKGLDRNMEFEADASGMATAYRTGYDPAGMVRVLEMLQRHEATAQKGGSWFSTHPPLAERLARLRTQLGQYPDAGSLARVPDRFAPYARRL, from the coding sequence ATGAAGCCCACCACCCGCATCCTTCTCGTCGTCCTGGCCGCGGCCCTGGTCCCGGCGGGGGCCGGCGCCTTCCTGGACCGGCTGGGCAAGGGCGTCCTCAAAGAGCTCGCCCCCCGGCCCGCCGAGCCCCCCGCGGGCGCGGAGCCGGCCCCCGCCGAGCCGGCGAAGCGGCCCGACCGCACCGGGCTCATCATCGGCGGGGTCACCGACCTGCTGGCCGGGACGACCCAGGTGCCCTACGAAACCGAGGTGGTGATCGGGGAGAGCCTGGCCCTGGAGGGGTTCGCCCGGTACGGCCGCCCGGTGGACGATCCCGAGCTCCAGCGCTACGTGAACCGGGTGGGCAACGCCGTGGCGCGAAACTCTTCCCGGCCCGAAATTCCCTACCGCTTCGTGGTGGTGCACAGCGACCTCTACAACGCCTTCGCGTGCCCCGGCGGCATCATCTTCGTGAGCTCTCGGCTCGTGAAATCCATGGCCGACGAGGCTGAGCTGGCCGGGGTGCTCGCCCACGAGGTGGGGCACGTGGCCCACCGGCACGCCCTCCAGTCCATTCGCCGGGCCCAGTTCTTCTCGGGGGTGGGAAAGCTCACCGCCGCAACCATGAGGGGGGACAAGGGCCGGGAGTTCCAGGGGATGATCGGCGACCTCCAGGGGGTGCTCTTCGACAAGGGCCTGGACCGGAACATGGAGTTCGAGGCCGACGCCTCCGGCATGGCGACCGCCTACCGCACCGGCTACGACCCGGCCGGCATGGTGCGGGTGCTCGAGATGCTCCAGCGCCACGAGGCCACCGCCCAGAAGGGCGGGTCGTGGTTCTCGACCCACCCGCCCCTGGCGGAGCGCCTGGCCCGCCTGCGCACCCAGCTCGGTCAGTATCCCGACGCGGGGTCCCTGGCCCGGGTGCCGGACCGCTTCGCCCCCTATGCCCGGAGGCTGTGA